The following coding sequences lie in one Parachlamydia acanthamoebae genomic window:
- a CDS encoding PEP/pyruvate-binding domain-containing protein — MSVNFFDSIYYPRHRNLTWSEFFLEKADSYFALPWTRKMCVLPSCTQGGAQGVMLKGYPTSKIKTILKVASLFTIIVPLVMLPIKLATRHTHRFYLIDSDVAATQIQKNIRGWIAKKSFDRKRKAAICIQKIYRGHREKQIFQKKKEAAVVIQKNCRRYLAKQVFEKQKKAANIIQRNYRRHRAQLVFQHLRQERDYEKLCSVVFSSGRCGSKHDNLLRIRSSLSSEIALVPAFFGFTDEQIKSYFSPETYRLWDQTKSETNESRQGELLRSVEKNVKEDILSVDFLKLTPEQKTALNGLKGKTLIVRSSSNEDGRIVNAGGNKTVGGILNTERLLKQALAEVVASYFGYRSFKNRSPFENPFAHMPLCSVLVMEQVTEDDHPLVSGVMMTHKPNWSSDQEGRIAQISASWGFGEGVVSTQKGIAADEWIITEMGIYETIRRKTHRLVVLPGGSTKEVVNDSSLQEKRVLEERHLEKLQIVANRLEETFGCHLDIEFVIREDVIYIVQARPIQVPEMKDPTFLDPETIPQNGIKFYGKAVVSGENRLMSVSGKSLLFASNLDEADEKFSSKHQAVIIYETPKVSNSHAAVNFSSARTPIPCMVLSYEDWKNCRSLWKDLGCYNLCPQTGVIVFAESDIPPRSGLIIHSASNPISVDLQSMSIQATVPNESIQEITRLLITTPERLAVNLDEIDEKIARIFAHILHSKVQTSAVRKVAISLHGSVTSTLNIMHKCRESKAPSHLSLHAGMLKQMLEQTAKGIVGAHSLAGIQAATYLPLFIKVFMESHVESEIICDLAACGRNAFDENLQRKWIIFLQDNLQAPPEKLERLLHIVQELDAIHMDTLWFAVYFSGETPSIDTLIQESKTREFLLSVLEFDVRVQNLTDQSEKIGSKENLYDSWTALQAFSQDFLKFVSKHHQRSFFHNLYLSKIFVDVIQLWDLNIKIVRSFRLLSEEETDSLFKDRITQFALFGLECRKSRLINQNYEEVMFDMVRPISRASSSKKTFSLEHWLVPLSPVYRAIENEDQRLTVIHQNLLQAAQPAFSSTLATLLPRTLRRALQLFEKYNKPDLVKRFAENIGTFVAFSSEKASVRINVPLNYHSFVATISQNRGSDSLEVIAYWRGSDNWQGSHKDFLHLLCTLTGIGFEGHTIKGSDLKVVFSVHNEDHMRVLCKAILSVNWMSLHIKSYFRTLVQLICPKKLSNEPKEIRDQINQETEYKIFDAVWSEFLVTNEMSSVIRERFQNPSPSVRQYFTERGLLPQIQAQVVAELKADKSGVFVKNFLRFMKKIAPQEIKEAIWYNLTHSQTIWPFEIHKSYRKAFLMRLFTEFPSEALAYCKKHKYFVEYFEPVIEEMVSTGSPKSAYEAELIALIAKKMRNAPDAWREALQCWELAQV; from the coding sequence ATGAGTGTTAATTTCTTTGATAGTATTTATTATCCACGTCATCGAAATTTAACATGGTCAGAATTTTTTTTAGAGAAAGCAGATAGTTATTTTGCCTTGCCTTGGACAAGAAAAATGTGCGTCCTTCCCTCTTGTACTCAAGGAGGGGCCCAAGGTGTGATGTTAAAAGGCTATCCCACTTCTAAGATAAAAACCATTCTAAAAGTTGCCTCGTTATTTACTATCATTGTTCCTCTCGTAATGCTTCCCATTAAGCTGGCAACTCGCCATACTCATCGCTTTTACTTGATTGATTCAGATGTTGCTGCGACTCAGATCCAGAAGAATATTCGTGGATGGATAGCGAAAAAGTCTTTCGACCGCAAGAGGAAGGCTGCCATTTGTATTCAAAAGATCTATCGAGGGCATAGAGAGAAACAAATTTTTCAAAAGAAAAAAGAAGCGGCTGTTGTAATCCAAAAAAACTGTCGCAGATATTTAGCAAAACAGGTTTTCGAAAAACAAAAAAAAGCTGCGAATATTATTCAGAGAAATTATCGCAGGCATAGGGCCCAACTTGTATTTCAACATCTTCGGCAAGAAAGAGACTATGAAAAGCTGTGTTCAGTGGTTTTTTCTTCAGGTCGTTGTGGTTCTAAACACGATAATCTTTTGCGGATCAGAAGCTCCTTATCAAGTGAAATAGCTTTAGTTCCTGCTTTCTTTGGATTTACGGATGAACAAATTAAGTCGTATTTTAGTCCAGAAACTTATCGGTTATGGGATCAGACAAAATCCGAAACAAATGAAAGCCGGCAGGGAGAATTGCTTCGATCAGTAGAGAAAAATGTGAAAGAAGATATCTTATCCGTGGATTTTTTGAAGCTTACGCCGGAACAAAAAACAGCTCTCAATGGACTCAAGGGAAAAACTCTTATTGTACGTAGCTCCTCGAATGAAGATGGTCGTATTGTGAATGCGGGAGGAAATAAAACGGTGGGGGGAATCCTAAACACAGAGAGATTGTTGAAACAAGCATTGGCTGAGGTGGTTGCTTCTTATTTTGGATATCGCTCTTTCAAAAACCGATCCCCTTTTGAGAATCCATTTGCCCACATGCCTCTTTGTAGCGTGCTGGTCATGGAACAAGTGACAGAAGATGATCATCCCTTAGTGAGCGGAGTTATGATGACGCATAAGCCGAACTGGAGTTCTGATCAAGAGGGAAGGATTGCGCAGATAAGTGCTTCTTGGGGTTTTGGAGAAGGGGTTGTTTCTACACAAAAAGGAATTGCGGCGGATGAGTGGATTATTACTGAGATGGGGATTTATGAAACAATTCGGAGAAAAACGCACAGATTGGTGGTTTTACCCGGTGGTTCAACCAAAGAAGTGGTGAATGACTCATCTCTTCAAGAAAAGAGAGTTTTAGAAGAAAGGCACTTAGAGAAACTTCAAATTGTAGCCAACCGTTTAGAGGAAACCTTTGGTTGTCATCTGGACATTGAATTTGTGATTCGAGAGGATGTGATTTACATTGTTCAAGCAAGGCCTATTCAAGTCCCTGAGATGAAGGATCCTACATTCTTGGATCCAGAAACCATCCCACAAAACGGAATAAAATTTTATGGTAAAGCCGTGGTTTCTGGAGAAAACCGGCTCATGTCTGTCTCTGGTAAAAGTCTACTCTTCGCTTCAAATTTAGATGAAGCAGATGAGAAGTTTAGCTCAAAGCATCAAGCTGTGATTATTTATGAAACCCCAAAGGTCAGTAATTCACATGCCGCAGTCAATTTTTCCAGCGCTCGCACTCCCATCCCTTGTATGGTTCTTTCTTATGAAGACTGGAAGAATTGTCGTAGTTTATGGAAGGATTTAGGGTGTTATAATCTGTGTCCACAGACAGGAGTTATTGTCTTTGCAGAGAGCGATATTCCTCCTAGAAGTGGGCTTATTATCCATTCTGCTTCTAATCCGATCAGTGTAGATCTTCAAAGCATGAGCATACAGGCTACTGTTCCAAATGAAAGTATTCAAGAGATCACACGGCTTCTGATCACAACTCCTGAAAGGCTAGCTGTAAATTTAGATGAGATTGATGAGAAAATAGCGCGCATTTTTGCCCACATATTGCATAGCAAAGTGCAAACAAGCGCAGTAAGAAAGGTTGCCATTTCTCTTCATGGCTCAGTAACAAGTACTCTGAACATCATGCACAAGTGTCGAGAGTCAAAGGCACCTTCTCATCTTTCTTTGCATGCGGGGATGCTCAAGCAAATGCTTGAACAAACTGCTAAAGGAATCGTAGGAGCCCATAGCCTAGCGGGAATCCAGGCCGCTACTTATCTTCCTCTCTTTATCAAAGTATTCATGGAGTCTCATGTGGAGAGTGAGATAATTTGCGATCTTGCAGCCTGTGGTCGAAATGCTTTTGATGAAAACCTTCAACGTAAATGGATTATCTTTTTACAAGATAACCTTCAGGCGCCTCCAGAAAAGCTAGAGAGATTACTACATATCGTTCAAGAATTAGATGCTATTCATATGGACACTTTGTGGTTTGCTGTTTATTTTTCAGGTGAAACACCTTCTATTGATACTTTAATACAAGAGAGCAAAACGCGTGAATTTTTACTCTCTGTTTTGGAATTTGATGTTCGAGTTCAAAATTTAACTGATCAGTCCGAAAAAATCGGATCCAAAGAGAATCTTTATGATTCATGGACAGCATTACAAGCATTCAGTCAAGATTTTTTAAAATTTGTTTCAAAACATCACCAGCGAAGTTTTTTTCATAATCTCTATCTCTCAAAGATATTTGTCGATGTGATTCAGCTATGGGATTTAAATATTAAGATAGTCAGAAGTTTCCGCCTTCTTTCTGAAGAGGAAACAGACTCTTTATTTAAAGATCGCATTACTCAATTTGCTCTCTTTGGATTAGAGTGTCGAAAAAGTAGGTTGATTAATCAGAATTATGAAGAGGTGATGTTCGATATGGTAAGACCTATATCCAGAGCCTCTTCTTCTAAAAAAACTTTTTCGTTGGAGCATTGGCTTGTTCCTCTCAGTCCTGTTTATAGAGCGATTGAAAATGAGGATCAAAGGTTGACTGTGATTCATCAAAATTTATTACAGGCTGCTCAACCTGCCTTCTCTTCCACTCTCGCCACCTTATTACCTAGAACACTTAGGAGGGCATTACAACTTTTTGAGAAATATAATAAACCAGATCTTGTAAAGCGTTTTGCAGAAAACATAGGAACGTTTGTCGCTTTTTCTTCCGAAAAGGCATCTGTGCGTATTAATGTCCCCTTAAACTATCACAGTTTTGTGGCTACCATTTCCCAAAACAGAGGAAGCGACAGTTTGGAGGTGATTGCTTACTGGAGAGGATCAGATAATTGGCAAGGATCGCACAAAGATTTTTTACATCTCCTCTGTACCTTGACGGGGATTGGTTTTGAAGGTCACACAATTAAGGGTTCTGACCTCAAAGTGGTGTTTTCCGTTCACAATGAGGATCACATGAGGGTATTGTGCAAAGCAATTTTATCAGTCAATTGGATGTCATTGCACATCAAAAGTTATTTTCGCACATTGGTTCAGCTTATTTGTCCTAAAAAACTTAGTAACGAACCAAAGGAAATTCGCGATCAAATTAATCAAGAAACCGAGTATAAGATATTTGATGCAGTGTGGAGTGAGTTTTTAGTCACAAATGAGATGTCGTCTGTTATAAGAGAGAGGTTTCAAAATCCCTCCCCATCTGTCCGACAATATTTTACAGAAAGAGGGTTGCTTCCACAAATTCAGGCACAGGTTGTTGCTGAATTAAAAGCAGATAAGTCAGGAGTATTTGTTAAAAATTTTTTACGTTTTATGAAGAAAATAGCACCTCAAGAAATAAAAGAAGCAATTTGGTATAATTTAACCCATAGTCAAACCATTTGGCCATTTGAGATTCATAAGTCTTATCGAAAGGCATTTTTAATGCGCTTATTTACAGAATTTCCTTCTGAAGCTCTTGCTTACTGTAAGAAACATAAGTATTTTGTCGAGTATTTTGAGCCTGTTATTGAAGAAATGGTTTCTACAGGTTCTCCTAAATCGGCATATGAAGCAGAGTTAATTGCTTTGATTGCTAAAAAAATGCGCAACGCTCCGGATGCATGGAGAGAGGCCT
- the hemL gene encoding glutamate-1-semialdehyde 2,1-aminomutase has translation MICRTKPQAERPASQLTYSHLCSVIPAGVNSPIRACKGLDHLPLVVESAEKDLIQDVDGNKFIDYCGSWGALIHGHAHPKILAAVQKRLEKGTTFGVTSAIEGQLASKVVQWIDSVEKIRFVSSGTEATMSAVRLARGYTGRNYIIKFNGNYHGHADFFLVKAGSCVAELSASSSAGIPAEVVKHVISLPFNDGEAVKKVFAELGDQIAAVILEPVAGNIGVVPAQPEFMELLRQETLEAGALLIFDEVITGFRLGLRGAQGMYSIKPDLTCFGKIIGGGFPAAAFGGRKEIMDFLAPLGPVFQAGTLSGNPIAMEAGLQTLVLAEQPGFYEKLEAKTQVIVQPVQEFILQNELPACIQQVGSMFTLFFGRRRVMNQEEAQQLDLPRFARFFRFMFAQGIYVPPSQHEAWFVSNAHEQEHLETTRDAILAFLNTEFNSL, from the coding sequence ATGATTTGCCGAACAAAACCTCAAGCAGAAAGACCTGCTTCTCAATTAACATATAGTCATTTATGTTCCGTTATTCCTGCGGGGGTCAATTCTCCAATCCGAGCCTGTAAAGGGCTGGATCATCTGCCGTTAGTCGTTGAAAGTGCGGAAAAAGATCTCATTCAAGATGTAGATGGAAACAAATTCATTGATTATTGTGGTTCTTGGGGAGCTCTTATTCATGGCCACGCACATCCGAAGATCCTTGCTGCAGTGCAGAAAAGACTGGAAAAAGGAACGACTTTTGGTGTCACGAGTGCTATAGAGGGGCAGTTAGCTTCAAAAGTGGTGCAATGGATCGATTCTGTAGAGAAAATTCGCTTTGTTTCATCAGGAACAGAAGCGACGATGAGTGCTGTTCGCTTAGCTCGAGGCTATACGGGGCGTAATTATATCATTAAATTCAATGGAAATTATCATGGTCATGCTGATTTCTTTCTCGTTAAAGCTGGGTCGTGTGTTGCTGAATTATCTGCCTCTTCATCAGCTGGTATTCCTGCCGAAGTTGTGAAACACGTGATCTCTTTGCCTTTTAATGATGGAGAAGCTGTAAAAAAAGTTTTCGCGGAGTTAGGAGATCAAATCGCCGCTGTGATTTTAGAACCTGTTGCTGGCAATATAGGGGTCGTTCCGGCTCAGCCTGAATTTATGGAGCTTCTGCGTCAGGAGACATTAGAAGCTGGAGCTCTCTTAATATTTGATGAGGTGATCACGGGGTTTCGCCTAGGATTGCGTGGGGCGCAAGGGATGTATTCTATTAAGCCCGATTTGACTTGTTTTGGAAAAATCATTGGAGGGGGATTCCCTGCTGCCGCTTTTGGTGGCAGAAAAGAAATTATGGATTTCTTAGCTCCTCTCGGACCTGTTTTCCAAGCGGGAACACTTTCAGGTAACCCCATCGCGATGGAGGCAGGACTGCAAACGCTCGTCTTGGCTGAACAACCCGGTTTTTATGAAAAGCTGGAAGCCAAAACACAGGTGATTGTGCAACCGGTTCAAGAATTTATCCTTCAAAATGAGCTGCCAGCTTGCATTCAGCAGGTGGGATCAATGTTTACGCTCTTTTTCGGTCGGCGTAGAGTGATGAATCAAGAAGAGGCTCAGCAGCTAGATCTTCCCCGTTTTGCGCGATTTTTCCGTTTTATGTTTGCTCAGGGGATTTATGTTCCTCCCTCGCAGCATGAGGCGTGGTTTGTGTCGAATGCACATGAGCAGGAGCATCTTGAAACAACACGTGATGCGATCCTGGCTTTTCTAAATACAGAGTTCAATTCTTTATAG
- a CDS encoding low molecular weight protein-tyrosine-phosphatase, which produces MISVLYVCLGNICRSPAAEGILRHLVKKQGKEEQFHIESCGVGDWHIGRLPDDRMRDSAKNRGVVLSTRAQLFKREFFDQFDYIFVADQEILHVLYQHAKSPEHKAKIHLMTVYSKCYPNEEVPDPYYRGGGDFETVLDILEDSCEGFLDYLNKHHKA; this is translated from the coding sequence ATGATTTCAGTGCTCTATGTCTGTTTAGGAAATATTTGTCGCTCGCCCGCGGCTGAGGGGATTCTGCGTCATCTTGTGAAAAAGCAAGGAAAAGAGGAGCAGTTTCATATCGAAAGTTGTGGTGTGGGGGATTGGCACATTGGGCGTTTACCGGATGACAGAATGCGTGATTCTGCAAAAAATCGAGGGGTTGTGCTCTCCACTCGCGCTCAACTATTCAAGCGTGAATTTTTTGATCAATTCGATTACATTTTTGTTGCAGATCAGGAAATTTTGCATGTACTCTATCAACATGCTAAATCACCTGAACACAAAGCAAAAATTCATCTCATGACTGTTTATAGTAAATGCTATCCAAATGAAGAAGTGCCAGATCCCTATTATCGGGGAGGTGGAGATTTTGAAACAGTCTTGGATATTTTAGAAGACTCTTGCGAAGGGTTTTTAGATTATTTAAACAAACATCACAAAGCTTAA
- a CDS encoding bifunctional serine/threonine-protein kinase/formylglycine-generating enzyme family protein, producing the protein MTDTKILGDYKIIKSIGQGALGFVYLAEHRFMKRQFALKVLPEELSQERSFVQRFEEEVGLLATLEHENIVKVHNISFAQGHHFLVTDCVVDEHGETTNLAQYIRARNKQIKEEEIYHILSQIADALDYAHSRKGVSACMVHRGLKLNNILISKGKAGVNIHLSDFGLSKIIGSGAILARSYKVLAEALGIASIGGIAQEGYPVPPLDIKKLTPLHASFLQNYSFLAPEQKQLDECKIGDAKADVYAFGVMSYFLICGCYPEGFFEMPSTLQPGYQYDWDTLVSECLQVNPEKRPSSLLNLLESCKSGRKQQKKVEFDPSIGLVEPVEPLTTEKEELHLPKSQECVEIEEVVEQQVVEELREEVLPKTLRPILNVTQLERPETDLDPGIIFQLDTTVKQYLPEKKEVKNVQPLLTDMVGIPGGVFARGSASGNRDEMPRHQVTVDSFAIDIHPVTNEQFTRFLEAMGGEKDNNHHDIIRLRDSRIKRSGGKVHIEFGYNKHPVVGVTWYGALAYAKWVGKRLPTEAEWEVAAYGGVDNYLFPTGDDIEKTQANFFSADTTGVMSYAPNGYGLYDMAGNVYEWCHDWYGYNYYEISVQEPENPKGPLQGVYRVLRGGCWKSLKEDLRCSRRHRNNPGTVNGTYGFRCAADAQ; encoded by the coding sequence ATGACTGATACAAAAATCCTCGGGGACTATAAAATTATTAAAAGCATTGGACAAGGTGCCTTAGGCTTTGTCTATCTTGCTGAGCATCGCTTTATGAAACGGCAGTTCGCTTTAAAAGTATTGCCTGAGGAGTTGTCTCAAGAACGTTCATTTGTGCAGCGCTTCGAAGAAGAAGTCGGGCTTCTAGCTACTCTAGAACACGAAAATATTGTTAAAGTACACAATATTTCTTTTGCCCAAGGGCATCATTTTCTTGTTACAGATTGCGTTGTAGATGAGCATGGGGAAACGACCAATCTTGCCCAATATATTCGGGCTCGCAATAAACAAATTAAAGAAGAAGAAATTTATCATATTTTAAGTCAAATTGCAGATGCGCTCGATTATGCACACAGCCGCAAAGGGGTCAGTGCCTGCATGGTGCACCGTGGATTGAAATTGAATAATATCTTGATCAGCAAAGGAAAAGCTGGGGTCAATATCCACTTATCTGATTTTGGCTTGTCAAAAATTATTGGTTCAGGCGCCATTTTAGCGCGTAGCTATAAAGTATTGGCTGAAGCATTAGGGATTGCATCTATTGGAGGTATAGCACAAGAAGGCTATCCTGTTCCTCCTCTTGATATTAAAAAACTCACCCCTTTGCATGCCTCCTTTTTGCAGAATTATTCCTTTTTAGCTCCTGAACAAAAACAATTAGACGAATGCAAAATCGGCGATGCAAAAGCGGATGTATATGCATTTGGTGTTATGTCCTACTTTTTAATCTGTGGTTGCTACCCGGAGGGCTTTTTTGAAATGCCGTCAACTTTGCAGCCCGGTTATCAGTACGATTGGGATACTCTTGTTAGTGAATGTCTGCAAGTCAATCCGGAGAAACGCCCATCAAGCTTGCTGAATTTACTTGAAAGTTGCAAGAGCGGCCGAAAGCAGCAGAAAAAAGTCGAATTTGATCCTTCTATTGGGCTTGTAGAGCCTGTAGAGCCTCTAACGACAGAAAAAGAAGAGCTGCATTTGCCAAAATCGCAAGAATGTGTGGAAATAGAAGAAGTCGTTGAACAACAAGTTGTAGAAGAGCTTCGAGAAGAAGTTTTACCCAAAACCTTACGTCCTATTCTTAATGTGACTCAACTTGAGCGTCCTGAAACGGATTTGGATCCAGGGATTATTTTTCAGCTTGACACAACAGTTAAGCAGTATTTGCCTGAGAAAAAAGAGGTTAAAAATGTTCAACCCTTACTAACAGATATGGTGGGTATTCCAGGTGGTGTATTTGCGCGTGGAAGTGCTAGTGGAAATCGAGATGAGATGCCGCGTCACCAAGTCACGGTTGACAGTTTTGCTATTGATATCCATCCTGTCACAAATGAGCAGTTTACGCGCTTTTTGGAGGCAATGGGAGGCGAAAAAGATAATAATCATCATGATATCATCCGTTTACGTGATTCCCGCATTAAGCGGAGTGGTGGAAAAGTTCATATTGAATTTGGCTACAACAAACATCCTGTCGTGGGAGTAACTTGGTATGGGGCCCTAGCTTACGCAAAATGGGTCGGAAAGAGACTTCCGACAGAGGCTGAGTGGGAAGTTGCTGCATATGGTGGAGTAGACAATTATTTATTTCCTACTGGAGATGATATTGAGAAAACGCAGGCCAATTTTTTTAGCGCAGATACAACGGGTGTAATGAGCTATGCTCCCAATGGTTATGGGCTTTATGACATGGCTGGAAATGTTTATGAGTGGTGTCATGATTGGTATGGCTACAACTATTATGAAATTTCGGTTCAAGAGCCAGAGAATCCAAAAGGTCCCTTACAAGGTGTTTACCGTGTTTTAAGGGGAGGATGCTGGAAAAGTTTAAAAGAAGATCTGAGATGTTCACGTCGTCATCGTAATAATCCAGGCACTGTAAATGGAACGTATGGTTTTCGTTGCGCAGCTGATGCTCAATAA
- a CDS encoding tetratricopeptide repeat protein codes for MHRFRLPVVLCAFSCTCFFEKGFSQSDIESAICEKNYKKAILLYQDLLEKSSSEKRLDILRDLAIAYWKDQEAEKAFKVFLDGVELRPVQAMLTEMHVDEKVVYEQALSDYLNLQETPQKIAVKILEKYEPILTQHPDYHHLGYLVAAAYANQGNFERFFCVFLSSYCADPSHFMAYKTKALLHIKLFERARTTEEHEIQRKQILEQLRLATEAYPQDHTIYKMLLLFTPESELPQMLDRYLNKIIDINMIIPRMDIAFYMQHILATGQVELGNRFLDKASEWYTQSKVIDEFRKRLKSWNHND; via the coding sequence ATGCATCGTTTTCGTTTACCTGTAGTTTTATGTGCATTTTCTTGTACGTGCTTTTTTGAAAAAGGTTTTAGTCAAAGTGACATAGAATCAGCAATTTGTGAAAAAAATTATAAAAAAGCCATTTTGCTATATCAAGATCTTCTTGAAAAAAGTTCTTCAGAAAAAAGACTCGATATTTTAAGAGATTTGGCGATTGCTTATTGGAAGGATCAAGAAGCAGAGAAAGCTTTTAAAGTATTTCTTGACGGAGTTGAGTTGAGACCTGTCCAGGCAATGTTGACAGAAATGCATGTAGATGAAAAGGTCGTTTATGAACAGGCTCTATCTGATTACCTCAATTTGCAAGAAACTCCCCAAAAAATTGCAGTTAAAATTTTGGAAAAATATGAGCCCATTTTAACGCAACATCCTGACTACCACCATCTGGGTTATTTAGTTGCGGCAGCTTATGCCAATCAAGGAAATTTCGAACGTTTTTTTTGTGTTTTCTTGAGTTCTTATTGTGCTGATCCTTCCCATTTCATGGCTTATAAAACCAAAGCTTTGCTGCACATTAAGCTTTTTGAACGCGCGAGAACGACAGAAGAGCATGAGATTCAGCGTAAACAAATTTTAGAACAATTGCGATTAGCCACAGAGGCTTATCCCCAAGATCATACCATTTACAAAATGCTTTTGCTTTTCACTCCAGAAAGTGAACTTCCGCAAATGCTAGACAGGTACTTGAATAAAATAATCGATATAAATATGATCATCCCCCGAATGGATATTGCCTTTTACATGCAGCACATTTTAGCAACGGGACAAGTCGAACTCGGAAACAGATTTCTAGATAAAGCGAGTGAGTGGTATACGCAAAGCAAGGTAATTGATGAATTTCGAAAACGGCTCAAAAGTTGGAATCATAATGACTGA